The Kineothrix sp. MB12-C1 genome includes a window with the following:
- a CDS encoding 3'-5' exonuclease, whose protein sequence is MITRNKGKRLNRYVKDYVVFDLETTGINQEIDAIIEISAIKVCDNEIAGQYSTLVNPARHIPAGATAVNGITDEMVSNAPDIKEAIGGFAEFISGNILVGHNIHTFDTNFAYDALYNHWSKEMNNDYVDTLYLARKCLPQLSHHKLTDVSRHFRIETAGAHRALNDCIMNQRCYEELGKIMQTLTETEPERECPVCGSSLIKRKGKFGEFYGCESYPGCRFTMNIR, encoded by the coding sequence TTGATTACAAGAAACAAAGGAAAACGTTTGAATAGATATGTAAAAGATTATGTGGTATTCGATTTGGAAACGACAGGTATTAATCAGGAGATAGATGCGATTATTGAAATCTCGGCGATTAAAGTATGCGATAATGAAATTGCCGGGCAATATTCCACTCTCGTTAATCCGGCGAGACATATCCCGGCAGGTGCGACAGCGGTGAATGGTATTACGGATGAGATGGTAAGCAACGCGCCGGATATCAAGGAAGCCATCGGCGGATTTGCCGAGTTTATCAGCGGAAATATACTGGTCGGCCATAATATACATACCTTTGACACTAACTTTGCTTACGATGCCCTTTATAATCATTGGAGCAAGGAAATGAATAATGACTACGTGGATACGTTATACTTGGCAAGAAAATGCCTGCCCCAGCTTTCTCATCATAAGCTGACCGATGTTTCCAGACACTTCCGGATTGAAACGGCGGGTGCTCACCGCGCGTTGAACGATTGTATTATGAATCAAAGGTGTTATGAAGAGTTAGGGAAAATCATGCAGACATTAACAGAAACAGAGCCGGAACGGGAATGCCCTGTCTGCGGTAGTTCGCTCATAAAGCGTAAGGGTAAATTCGGCGAATTCTATGGCTGTGAAAGCTATCCCGGATGCCGGTTTACGATGAACATACGATAA
- a CDS encoding HD domain-containing protein has protein sequence MKIDRKKAKEAFQNYVKDYDLREEKVRLKVEHTYRVSDLSENVAKSLQLPQEDVDLAWLIGLLHDIGRFEQLKNYGTFIDAQSINHAEYGAGILFNEGKMRIRDYVKDASEDMLIKTAVTYHSAYRIPDNLDERTEMFCHIIRDADKIDILKVNVDFPLEEIYNVTREELRSGQVTEEVLDCFAQEQAVLRSLKRSAVDHVVGHISLVYELVYPISLDLVIKQGYLEKMMNFSSDNPVTMKQFERIRTKMSKYVSNRKSNTP, from the coding sequence ATGAAGATAGATAGGAAAAAGGCGAAAGAGGCCTTTCAGAATTATGTGAAGGATTATGACCTTCGAGAGGAAAAAGTACGGCTCAAGGTGGAGCACACCTATCGCGTCAGTGATCTTAGCGAAAACGTTGCGAAATCCTTGCAGTTGCCGCAAGAGGATGTGGATTTGGCCTGGTTGATCGGGCTTTTGCATGATATTGGCAGATTCGAGCAGTTAAAGAATTACGGCACTTTTATTGATGCGCAGTCTATCAACCATGCGGAATATGGAGCCGGTATTCTTTTTAATGAGGGGAAAATGAGGATTAGAGACTATGTAAAAGACGCCTCAGAGGATATGCTCATAAAGACGGCGGTGACTTATCATAGTGCCTATCGTATTCCAGACAATCTGGATGAGCGGACGGAGATGTTCTGTCATATTATTAGAGATGCGGATAAGATCGATATTTTAAAAGTAAATGTGGATTTCCCTCTGGAAGAAATATACAATGTGACTCGTGAGGAACTGCGGAGCGGGCAAGTCACCGAAGAAGTGCTGGACTGCTTTGCACAGGAGCAGGCGGTACTTCGCAGCTTGAAGAGATCAGCGGTGGATCATGTAGTAGGGCATATTTCTCTCGTTTATGAACTCGTCTACCCGATAAGTCTGGATCTTGTGATAAAACAGGGATATTTGGAAAAGATGATGAATTTTTCCTCGGATAATCCGGTGACAATGAAACAGTTCGAACGGATACGTACGAAAATGAGTAAGTATGTCAGCAATAGAAAGTCGAATACCCCATAA
- a CDS encoding deoxyguanosinetriphosphate triphosphohydrolase produces MEWKQLLCGDRIRMYQGSKSSGDLRTEFEKDYHRIIGSASFRRLQDKTQVFPLDKSDFVRTRLTHSLEVSSFAKSLGQNISKKILLEIKDPDFKESYQADVCDILQCAGLLHDIGNPPFGHFGETVIREWFLKNLGRLTFQGKTLEEQLLPQMKADLYNFEGNTQALRLVTKLHYLVDKHGMNLTKGLLGTIIKYPVSSLEINDKSGNIKDKKMGYYYAEQEIFADLQRSLGTCGARHPLTYVLEAADDIAYRTADIEDSFKKGRITYGQLLQELREGGDGEKADGDYMWLTASLDERYKKALERGISQPEVYAVQNWVVRIQGKMIASATYGFAKNYEDIMKGTYTKDLFAGTSMEHMAYVLGDIAYRYTFISKPILKLEIAAETIMNFLLDKFVDAVVHYDTGQKLTPVQKKMIALISDNYKAIYQIYSEDKDEVEKLYLRLLLVTDYICGMTDSYAKLLYQELNGLSE; encoded by the coding sequence ATGGAATGGAAGCAATTATTATGTGGTGACAGAATTAGGATGTATCAGGGAAGCAAGTCCTCCGGAGATTTGCGTACGGAATTTGAGAAGGATTATCACCGTATTATAGGAAGTGCATCTTTCCGGCGTCTGCAGGATAAAACACAGGTTTTTCCGTTGGACAAGAGTGATTTTGTAAGGACGAGGCTGACACATTCATTGGAAGTGTCCTCTTTTGCCAAGTCGCTGGGACAGAATATTTCGAAGAAAATACTGTTAGAGATTAAGGATCCTGATTTTAAGGAATCCTATCAGGCTGACGTGTGCGATATCTTGCAGTGTGCCGGGCTTTTGCACGATATTGGGAATCCCCCTTTTGGCCACTTTGGAGAAACGGTAATTAGGGAGTGGTTTTTGAAAAATTTAGGAAGGTTGACATTTCAGGGGAAAACCTTGGAAGAGCAGCTTCTTCCGCAGATGAAAGCGGATTTATATAATTTTGAAGGAAATACACAGGCGCTGAGATTGGTAACAAAACTGCATTATTTGGTGGATAAGCACGGAATGAATCTAACGAAGGGACTACTGGGAACGATTATAAAATATCCGGTATCCTCCCTCGAAATTAATGATAAAAGCGGCAATATCAAAGATAAAAAAATGGGATATTATTATGCGGAGCAGGAGATTTTCGCCGATTTGCAAAGAAGCCTGGGCACATGCGGAGCCAGACATCCCCTAACTTATGTACTGGAAGCTGCGGACGATATTGCCTATCGGACGGCAGATATTGAAGATTCCTTTAAAAAGGGCCGTATTACCTACGGGCAGCTCTTGCAGGAGCTGAGAGAAGGAGGAGACGGGGAAAAAGCGGATGGAGATTATATGTGGCTTACAGCGTCCTTAGATGAGAGATATAAAAAGGCGCTGGAGAGGGGTATCTCACAGCCAGAGGTATATGCAGTACAAAATTGGGTGGTGAGAATCCAAGGGAAAATGATTGCCAGTGCTACCTATGGATTTGCGAAAAATTACGAGGACATTATGAAAGGTACCTATACGAAAGATTTATTTGCCGGTACCTCGATGGAGCATATGGCATATGTATTAGGAGATATCGCTTACCGTTATACCTTTATATCCAAACCTATTTTAAAATTAGAGATTGCGGCGGAAACAATTATGAACTTTCTTCTGGATAAGTTCGTCGATGCAGTAGTTCATTATGATACCGGGCAGAAACTAACGCCGGTACAAAAGAAAATGATTGCGCTTATATCCGATAATTATAAGGCGATCTATCAAATATATTCCGAGGATAAGGATGAAGTGGAAAAGCTATATCTGCGATTGCTTCTGGTAACCGACTATATCTGCGGAATGACGGATAGCTATGCGAAGCTTCTGTATCAAGAATTGAACGGATTATCGGAATAA
- a CDS encoding DUF3842 family protein, translating to MKIVIIDGQGGRIGSLFIEKLKTLNLNAEIIAIGTNSIATTSMLRAGADAGATGENPVIVNCRDADCIIGPVGIIAADSLLGEVTPAMAAAIASAPCQKILLPVNKCCLHVVGLKDLAVPALISEAIEYLQTLLIQTK from the coding sequence ATGAAAATTGTTATTATAGATGGGCAGGGAGGCCGAATCGGCAGCCTGTTCATAGAAAAGTTGAAGACCTTAAACTTAAACGCTGAAATTATAGCCATCGGCACCAACAGCATCGCTACTACTTCTATGCTCCGTGCCGGAGCCGATGCCGGCGCTACCGGAGAAAATCCCGTCATTGTCAATTGCCGTGATGCTGATTGTATCATCGGGCCTGTCGGAATTATTGCGGCAGACTCCCTCCTCGGCGAAGTTACTCCTGCAATGGCTGCCGCCATCGCATCCGCACCATGCCAGAAGATACTTCTTCCCGTGAATAAATGCTGCCTGCACGTTGTAGGTCTGAAGGACCTGGCTGTTCCGGCCCTGATTTCAGAGGCAATCGAATACTTGCAAACCTTACTTATACAAACAAAATAG
- a CDS encoding C40 family peptidase, with protein sequence MKKKVVQIISVGMALTMMLLPSGSVYASTVSDIKRQQQEDQKKLNNVQGQISGLQGQQNQVGNEIDELDANVVEIIASVDIIKEEIVEKQDQIVRTEAEYEEAKKQEEEQYASMKLRIKFMYEQGDVPYVQLLMSSSSFGDMVNKADYIEQLYEYDRKMLEEYQAIKEHVQEVWNRLEDEKAELEASKHELEEEQAYMEELLEEKKQVYENYNVQISRAKQEAAAYKTKIKQQTAQIKKLEEEARKKEEERKRAEEEERRKQEAANGGNSSGGSSNSSSSGSSTGSGSSSDSPSVSIPSSGNGSSIASYACQFIGNPYVAGGTSLTDGADCSGFVWRVFKDKGYTVPRTSWEIRNAGSGVEYSQAQPGDIICYAGHVGIYIGNGNIVHASTERTGIKITSATYKSILSVRRVA encoded by the coding sequence ATGAAAAAAAAGGTTGTACAAATTATCAGTGTAGGCATGGCGCTTACGATGATGCTCCTTCCTTCGGGAAGCGTGTATGCGTCTACAGTTTCTGATATCAAAAGACAACAACAAGAAGACCAGAAAAAACTGAATAATGTACAAGGGCAGATATCCGGGCTTCAGGGCCAGCAAAATCAAGTTGGAAATGAGATCGATGAACTGGATGCTAACGTGGTGGAAATTATTGCCAGCGTGGATATTATCAAGGAAGAAATTGTAGAAAAACAGGACCAGATTGTACGGACAGAAGCAGAATACGAAGAAGCAAAAAAGCAAGAAGAGGAGCAGTATGCCTCTATGAAGCTTCGTATTAAGTTCATGTATGAACAAGGCGATGTCCCGTATGTGCAGCTTCTGATGTCCAGCAGCAGCTTCGGTGATATGGTGAATAAGGCGGATTATATCGAACAGCTCTATGAATACGATAGGAAGATGTTGGAGGAGTATCAGGCGATTAAGGAGCATGTTCAGGAGGTATGGAATCGCTTGGAAGATGAGAAAGCGGAATTAGAAGCTTCCAAACATGAGCTTGAAGAAGAACAGGCTTATATGGAAGAGCTGCTGGAAGAGAAGAAGCAGGTATATGAAAATTATAATGTGCAGATATCCAGAGCGAAGCAGGAAGCAGCCGCTTATAAAACGAAAATTAAGCAGCAGACAGCACAGATTAAAAAGTTAGAAGAGGAAGCAAGGAAGAAAGAAGAAGAGAGAAAAAGGGCAGAAGAGGAGGAAAGAAGGAAGCAGGAAGCAGCAAATGGCGGAAATTCTTCCGGAGGTTCCTCAAATAGTTCCTCTTCGGGCAGCTCAACAGGAAGCGGCTCCTCTTCGGATAGTCCCTCTGTAAGCATCCCTTCCAGCGGAAATGGCTCATCGATAGCATCCTATGCTTGCCAATTTATCGGGAATCCTTATGTGGCAGGAGGTACCAGCCTTACCGATGGAGCAGATTGCTCGGGATTCGTATGGCGCGTATTCAAGGATAAGGGTTATACCGTACCGCGTACTTCGTGGGAGATAAGAAATGCAGGAAGCGGCGTGGAATATTCCCAAGCCCAGCCGGGTGATATTATCTGCTACGCAGGGCATGTGGGCATATACATAGGCAATGGAAACATCGTTCATGCCAGTACGGAAAGAACAGGAATTAAGATTACATCCGCAACGTATAAATCTATATTGTCGGTAAGAAGAGTGGCTTAA
- the asnS gene encoding asparagine--tRNA ligase gives MNLTDIRDLYRKHSEFAGKEVTVGGWIRSIRDSKTFGFIVVNDGTFFETLQIVYSDKLDNFEQISKLNVGSAIVVRGTIVETPDAKQPFEMQAAEVLVEGASTSDYPLQKKRHGFEYLRTVSHLRPRTNTFQAVFRVRSLIAYAIHTFFMERGFVYVHTPIITGSDAEGAGEMFQVTTMDFQNMPRKEDGSIDFEEDFFGKATNLTVSGQLNVEAYAFAFKNVYTFGPTFRAENSNTTRHAAEFWMIEPEMAFADLKDDMILAEAMLKHVIRYVLENAKEEMNFFNQFVDKGLIERLTHVLNSDFGRVTYTDAIKILEQNNEKFEYKVFWGCDLQTEHERYLTEQEFKRPVFVTDYPKEIKAFYMKLNEDGKTVAAMDCLVPGIGEIIGGSQREDKLDLLEKRMDELGLNKEDYDFYLDLRKYGSVRHAGFGLGFERCVMYLTGMSNIRDVIPFPRTVNNCDL, from the coding sequence ATGAATTTAACAGACATCAGAGATTTATATCGTAAGCACAGTGAGTTTGCAGGCAAAGAAGTGACGGTAGGAGGATGGATAAGAAGTATCCGCGATTCGAAAACATTTGGATTTATCGTAGTAAATGACGGCACATTTTTTGAAACATTACAGATTGTATATAGTGACAAGTTAGATAATTTCGAACAGATTAGCAAGCTGAATGTAGGCTCTGCAATTGTTGTAAGAGGAACGATTGTGGAGACCCCTGATGCGAAGCAGCCATTTGAGATGCAGGCAGCGGAGGTTCTCGTGGAAGGAGCTTCTACTTCGGATTACCCGCTTCAGAAGAAAAGACATGGCTTTGAGTATTTGAGAACGGTTTCCCATCTGCGTCCCCGTACGAATACGTTTCAAGCAGTATTCCGTGTTCGTTCTTTAATTGCTTATGCGATTCATACCTTTTTCATGGAAAGAGGCTTTGTATATGTACACACTCCCATTATCACGGGCAGCGATGCCGAGGGTGCAGGTGAAATGTTCCAGGTAACGACCATGGACTTTCAGAATATGCCCAGGAAGGAAGATGGAAGTATTGATTTCGAAGAGGATTTCTTCGGCAAAGCGACCAATCTTACGGTAAGCGGACAGTTGAATGTGGAAGCATATGCTTTCGCCTTTAAGAATGTATATACCTTCGGTCCTACCTTCCGTGCAGAGAATTCTAATACCACAAGGCATGCGGCAGAGTTCTGGATGATTGAGCCCGAGATGGCATTCGCTGATTTGAAGGATGATATGATTCTTGCAGAAGCAATGTTAAAGCATGTGATTCGTTATGTGCTTGAGAATGCGAAGGAAGAGATGAACTTCTTCAATCAGTTTGTGGATAAGGGATTGATAGAACGTCTTACACATGTGCTCAACTCTGATTTCGGTCGTGTGACTTATACAGATGCGATTAAGATTTTGGAACAGAATAATGAAAAATTCGAATATAAGGTGTTCTGGGGATGCGATTTGCAGACAGAACATGAAAGATATCTGACAGAACAGGAATTCAAGCGTCCGGTATTCGTAACAGATTATCCGAAGGAAATTAAGGCTTTCTACATGAAGTTAAATGAGGATGGAAAGACAGTGGCTGCTATGGACTGTCTGGTGCCGGGAATTGGTGAAATTATCGGAGGAAGTCAGAGAGAGGATAAGTTAGATCTTCTCGAGAAGCGCATGGACGAGCTTGGCTTGAACAAGGAAGACTATGATTTCTACTTAGATTTAAGAAAATATGGTTCCGTACGCCATGCCGGATTCGGTCTTGGCTTCGAAAGATGTGTAATGTATCTGACCGGAATGAGCAATATCCGGGATGTCATTCCATTCCCTAGAACCGTAAATAATTGCGATTTATAA
- the tig gene encoding trigger factor, whose translation MKRNRIWVKIVTFAAMTAAVASLAACKGTDDSEKVYLDEIKTKDYIKLGEYKGLEITQTDTEVTDEMRDSYINYLLSLNPEEGVKEGDTVNIDYAGMLDGVAFEGGTAAGANLTIGSGQFIPGFEEALVGAKVGETRDIDLTFPEDYHAEDLAGKAVVFTVTVNTIMAATPQELTDEYVQGLGLECSTVAEYQKYVYDMMYEEQEMANVAKAESSLASAIVEKSEFIKEPPVAMLERYETTLTENLTYEAANYGMDLNNFMQLYYGMDAATYPQEIKNQALNSAKQYIALKAIADAEDLNISDEELQEKIEQMASEANYDSVEEFKEKVNAAAYKEYMMGEKVLDMLYENAVITQG comes from the coding sequence ATGAAAAGAAATAGAATATGGGTAAAAATAGTGACGTTCGCTGCAATGACGGCGGCTGTGGCATCACTTGCTGCATGCAAAGGTACTGATGATAGTGAGAAAGTATACTTGGATGAAATCAAGACAAAGGATTACATTAAGCTTGGAGAATATAAGGGTCTTGAAATTACACAGACGGATACGGAAGTAACGGACGAAATGAGGGATTCTTACATCAATTATCTTCTCAGCCTGAATCCGGAGGAAGGTGTGAAGGAAGGGGATACCGTTAATATCGATTATGCAGGAATGTTGGATGGAGTTGCTTTCGAAGGAGGTACTGCAGCGGGGGCTAACCTTACGATTGGTTCCGGTCAGTTTATTCCTGGATTTGAAGAAGCTTTGGTAGGAGCGAAGGTAGGAGAGACCCGTGATATCGATCTTACGTTCCCGGAAGACTATCATGCAGAGGATTTGGCGGGGAAAGCTGTGGTGTTCACTGTGACGGTGAATACGATTATGGCAGCAACTCCTCAGGAGCTGACAGATGAATACGTTCAGGGACTGGGACTCGAATGCAGTACGGTAGCAGAATATCAGAAGTATGTTTATGATATGATGTATGAAGAGCAGGAAATGGCTAATGTGGCGAAGGCGGAGAGTAGTCTTGCCAGCGCAATCGTAGAAAAAAGTGAGTTTATTAAGGAACCTCCTGTGGCGATGCTGGAACGCTATGAGACTACTTTGACGGAGAACTTAACTTACGAAGCGGCTAATTACGGGATGGATCTGAATAATTTCATGCAGCTCTATTATGGAATGGATGCTGCGACCTATCCGCAAGAAATCAAGAATCAGGCACTCAATTCTGCGAAGCAGTACATTGCATTAAAGGCAATTGCGGATGCAGAGGACTTGAATATTTCTGATGAGGAATTGCAAGAGAAGATAGAGCAGATGGCATCGGAAGCGAATTATGACTCCGTGGAAGAGTTCAAAGAGAAAGTGAATGCTGCAGCTTACAAAGAGTATATGATGGGCGAGAAAGTGCTCGATATGCTATATGAAAACGCGGTAATTACACAGGGATAA
- the cls gene encoding cardiolipin synthase: protein MIWESVRMGIFFVFNHLIFINLIFAVIIIFFQRKDPKVVWTWLLLLYFVPILGFIFYLLIGTDMHKQKMFRIKEIEDHLSDAIRSQEYSLRNKELEKRDPGIVEYSDLVMYNLDASAAMLTDDNDISIFTEGNEKFEALLTDMREASTYIHVQYYIIKNDILFQRIKDVLVEKVREGVEVRILYDGMGCRSIPKRYWKKLNDLGIKTSEFFPALLRRLHLRINYRNHRKIVIIDGKIGYLGGFNIGKEYIGLDEKFGNWRDTHLRITGTAVLALQIRFALDWNYTAKENLFLTSAYLNKDPVVSKQYCEIQIVSSGPDSRYQNIRDNYLRLIGKAKKSIHIQTPYFIPDEAIFAALMIAIHSGIEVNVMIPCKPDHPFVYWATYSYIGDLVMAGANCYTYEDGFLHAKGMIVDDKVLCYGTANMDIRSFALNFEVNAVIYSEEQARKMREIFDEDLKKSKKVTRSVYMSRSIKVKFLEQVSRPLSPLL, encoded by the coding sequence ATGATTTGGGAAAGCGTTCGGATGGGTATTTTCTTCGTCTTTAACCATCTGATTTTTATTAATTTAATATTTGCGGTAATCATTATATTTTTCCAGAGGAAGGATCCTAAGGTCGTATGGACATGGCTCCTGCTTCTATATTTTGTCCCTATTCTCGGTTTTATTTTCTATCTGCTCATAGGAACGGATATGCATAAGCAGAAGATGTTCCGGATCAAGGAGATTGAAGATCACTTAAGCGATGCTATCCGCAGCCAGGAATACAGCCTGCGCAACAAAGAACTGGAGAAGAGGGATCCGGGAATCGTGGAATATTCAGATCTTGTTATGTACAATCTGGATGCTTCGGCAGCTATGCTGACGGATGACAATGATATTAGTATTTTTACAGAAGGAAATGAGAAGTTTGAGGCACTTCTTACGGATATGCGGGAAGCCAGCACATATATCCATGTGCAATATTATATTATAAAAAATGATATATTATTCCAACGGATTAAAGATGTACTTGTGGAAAAAGTAAGAGAAGGAGTAGAAGTACGTATTCTCTATGATGGGATGGGCTGCCGTTCGATACCTAAAAGATATTGGAAAAAGCTAAACGATCTGGGGATAAAAACTTCAGAATTTTTTCCTGCTCTCCTACGGCGTCTACATCTTCGTATTAATTACCGCAATCATAGGAAAATAGTAATTATCGATGGAAAAATCGGATATCTGGGCGGTTTTAATATCGGGAAAGAATATATCGGCCTGGATGAAAAGTTCGGAAATTGGAGGGATACCCATCTAAGGATAACAGGAACGGCGGTATTGGCGCTCCAGATTCGTTTTGCCCTGGATTGGAATTATACGGCTAAGGAGAACTTGTTTTTGACGAGTGCTTACTTGAATAAAGATCCTGTGGTCTCCAAGCAGTACTGTGAGATTCAGATTGTTTCCAGCGGTCCTGACTCCAGATATCAGAATATCCGTGACAATTATTTGCGTTTAATTGGAAAAGCAAAAAAAAGTATCCATATTCAGACGCCGTATTTTATTCCCGATGAAGCTATTTTCGCGGCGTTGATGATAGCAATTCACTCCGGTATCGAGGTGAATGTGATGATTCCATGCAAGCCGGACCATCCCTTTGTCTATTGGGCGACCTATTCTTATATTGGAGACTTGGTTATGGCAGGCGCAAACTGCTACACTTATGAGGATGGTTTTCTTCACGCAAAGGGGATGATTGTGGATGATAAGGTGCTGTGCTATGGTACCGCCAATATGGATATTCGCAGTTTTGCGTTGAACTTTGAAGTAAATGCAGTGATATATAGCGAAGAGCAAGCAAGAAAAATGCGGGAAATCTTCGATGAAGATTTAAAAAAGTCGAAAAAGGTTACGCGAAGTGTATACATGAGCCGTTCAATCAAAGTAAAGTTTCTTGAGCAAGTAAGCAGGCCGCTTTCCCCCTTGCTGTAG
- a CDS encoding DUF1934 domain-containing protein: protein MQKLLLGSRRLNSNIQKDVVIIMTKEVLLSLKGLQFDIHSSDGDEIETITPAEYYKRDESHYILYEEVTEGFEESTKNIIKFKNNSLELTKKGLINVHMVFEENKKNMTSYHTPYGQILIGIDARSIRFEEEEEHIVVNVDYALELNYEHFADCKITIEIRSKKSGYSLK, encoded by the coding sequence GTGCAAAAATTGTTGCTAGGAAGCCGTAGGCTGAATAGTAACATTCAGAAAGATGTGGTTATTATTATGACAAAAGAGGTATTGCTGTCCTTAAAAGGGTTACAGTTCGATATCCATTCTTCGGATGGAGATGAAATCGAGACGATTACTCCGGCGGAATATTATAAAAGGGATGAAAGCCATTATATTCTCTATGAGGAAGTGACGGAAGGGTTCGAAGAAAGCACCAAAAATATTATTAAGTTCAAAAATAATTCTCTGGAACTGACGAAAAAAGGCCTTATCAATGTTCATATGGTTTTTGAAGAGAATAAAAAGAATATGACAAGCTACCATACACCTTACGGACAAATCCTCATTGGAATCGATGCCAGAAGCATTCGTTTCGAGGAAGAGGAGGAGCATATTGTGGTGAATGTGGATTATGCCTTGGAATTGAATTATGAACATTTTGCAGATTGCAAGATAACAATAGAGATACGTTCTAAAAAAAGCGGCTATTCATTAAAATAG
- the murI gene encoding glutamate racemase: MTVIKEIEAFSELPVGVFDSGVGGLTVAKEIMRQIPNEKIIYFGDTARVPYGSKSKETITKYSRQIVHFLQEQPVKAIVVACNTASAYALDEIEKELDIPIIGVIKPGAKVAVEATINGKVGVIGTEGTVGSRIYSTYINKINPRITVLGKACPLFVPLVEEGLWQDPVTDEIAIRYLSELIDSGIDTLILGCTHYPLIRSTVGKIMGEKVTLVNPAYETAKELKELLEMEGLLNKKTPELGDNRYQFYVSDMADKFKTFANSILEYGILSAKTIHIENY; this comes from the coding sequence ATGACGGTGATAAAGGAAATAGAGGCATTCAGTGAGTTGCCGGTCGGAGTGTTTGATTCCGGTGTAGGAGGATTGACCGTAGCGAAGGAAATTATGAGACAGATTCCTAACGAGAAGATTATATATTTCGGGGATACGGCCAGAGTACCCTATGGGAGCAAATCCAAAGAAACAATTACGAAATATTCCAGGCAGATTGTACACTTTCTGCAGGAACAGCCGGTGAAGGCAATTGTTGTCGCCTGTAATACGGCAAGCGCGTATGCTTTGGACGAAATTGAAAAGGAACTGGATATTCCGATAATCGGCGTAATTAAGCCGGGAGCAAAGGTTGCGGTGGAAGCGACTATAAATGGTAAAGTCGGAGTGATAGGAACAGAAGGTACAGTGGGAAGCCGTATTTATTCTACATATATCAATAAAATCAATCCGAGGATAACTGTGCTTGGCAAGGCCTGTCCCTTATTCGTTCCTCTTGTGGAAGAAGGACTTTGGCAAGACCCGGTTACCGATGAAATTGCTATAAGATATCTGAGCGAGTTGATTGACAGCGGCATCGATACGCTAATCCTGGGCTGTACACATTATCCCCTAATTCGTTCTACGGTAGGAAAGATTATGGGAGAAAAGGTGACCTTGGTGAATCCTGCGTATGAGACCGCGAAGGAATTAAAGGAGCTGTTAGAAATGGAAGGGCTTTTGAATAAAAAGACTCCCGAACTTGGAGATAACCGCTACCAGTTCTATGTGAGTGATATGGCGGATAAATTCAAGACGTTTGCCAATTCTATTCTGGAATATGGAATTCTGTCTGCCAAAACCATCCATATTGAGAACTATTAG
- a CDS encoding GntR family transcriptional regulator — protein sequence MGNNFQVSMDEFLPLRDVVFNTLRKAILTGELKPGERLMEIHLANKLGVSRTPIREAIRKLELEGLVIMIPRRGAEVAQITEKSLRDVLEVRRALDALCAELACERITEEEMEHLKEACREFEEAAKTKDLTIIAKADVALHDIIVKATGNQRLVQLVNNLAEQMYRYRFEYIKDESQHERLIEEHRIIYESIMNKDSEAAAKAAMLHIDNQEISIIKQIRLENRQK from the coding sequence ATGGGCAATAATTTTCAAGTAAGTATGGATGAATTCTTGCCACTGAGGGATGTGGTATTCAATACACTGCGCAAGGCGATACTGACCGGAGAACTGAAGCCGGGAGAACGGCTGATGGAGATTCACCTTGCCAATAAGTTAGGAGTCAGCAGAACCCCGATACGGGAAGCGATTCGTAAACTGGAACTGGAAGGTCTGGTTATCATGATACCCAGAAGAGGGGCAGAGGTAGCACAGATTACGGAGAAAAGTCTTAGGGATGTACTGGAAGTGCGCCGTGCTCTAGATGCGCTCTGTGCGGAGCTTGCCTGTGAGCGTATCACAGAGGAAGAGATGGAGCATTTAAAGGAAGCTTGCAGAGAATTCGAAGAGGCGGCGAAGACTAAGGACCTTACGATTATTGCCAAAGCGGACGTGGCTCTGCATGATATTATAGTGAAAGCTACGGGCAATCAGAGGCTGGTGCAGCTCGTTAATAATCTGGCGGAGCAGATGTATCGTTATCGCTTTGAATATATTAAGGACGAAAGTCAGCATGAGAGGCTGATAGAGGAACATAGAATCATATATGAGAGTATTATGAACAAGGATAGTGAGGCAGCAGCAAAGGCAGCAATGCTTCATATCGATAATCAGGAAATATCTATTATTAAGCAGATACGCTTGGAAAACAGACAGAAATAA